The genomic region ATTTTCTCGACCACCGGCAATGAAGACGTGCACATCATCCTCAGGGGCGGCAACGGTCGGCCGAACTACGATGCGGTCAGCGTCGAGCAGGTCGCCGAAGGGCTGGTCAAGGCGAACCTCAGGCCCAACATCATGATCGATTTCAGCCACGCCAACAGCCTGAAGCAATGCCAGCGCCAGTTGATCGTCGGCGACGACGTCGCCGGCCAGATCGCAGGCGGCGACCGCAGGATCATCGGCGTCATGCTGGAAAGCCACCTGAAGGCCGGCCGCCAGGAAGTGGTGCCGGGGCAGCCTCTGACCTACGGGCAGAGCATCACCGATGCCTGCCTGGGCTGGGACGACACCGTCCCGCTGCTGCACAAACTGGCCTCGGCGGTGCAGGAGCGCCGCTCGGTCGACCGCAACCGGAGCCTCAACGCATGAACATCTATGTCAATGGCGTACCCCATAATTGCGACGAAAACAGCAACATTGCGCAAATCATTGCTGCCCTGGGACTGACCGGCAAGCGCATCGCCGTGGAAATCAACAAGGAAATCGTCCCTTTCAACCAATACGATCAATACCGCCTTAAGGACGACGATCGGCTGGAAATCGTCCAGGCCATCGGCGGCGGTCAGGACGACCCCTTGATCATTGCTGGCAAGGCTTACCGTTCCCGGCTTCTGGTCGGTACCGGAAAATACAAGGATCTCGAGCAAACCCGCCTGGCTACCGAAGCCAGCGGCGCCGAGATCGTGACCGTGGCGATACGGCGGACCAATATCGGGCAAAAGGCCGACGAGCCGAACCTGCTCGATGTCCTGCCTCCGGATCGGTACACTATTCTGCCCAACACGGCCGGCTGTTACACGGCCGACGAAGCGGTCAGGACCTGCCAACTGGCCAGGGAACTGCTGGGAGGGCATACCTTGGTCAAGCTGGAAGTATTGGCGGACCAGAAAACCCTGTTTCCGGACGTCGCCCAGACCTATATTGCCGCCGAGCGCCTGGTTAAAGACGGCTTCGACGTGATGGTCTATACCAACGACGATCCGGTCGCGGCGAAACGCCTGGAGGAAATCGGCTGCGTCGCGGTGATGCCTTTGGCCGCACCCATCGGTTCGGGGCTGGGCATTCGCAATCCCTACAATATTCTGACCATCGTCGAAAACGCCAACGTCCCGATCCTGGTCGATGCCGGCGTCGGCACCGCCTCGGACGCTGCGATTGCCATGGAGCTGGGCTGTGACGGCGTGCTGATGAACACGGCCATTGCCGAAGCGAAAAATCCGGTGTTGATGGCTTCCGCGATGAAAAAAGGCATCGAGGCGGGCCGGGAAGCGTTTCTGGCCGGACGCATGCCCAGAAAGCGTTTCGCTTCCGCTTCGTCGCCGCTTGAAGGACTGTTTTTTTAGAAAAACCGGTTCGCATAAGTTTCATGTTGCAAACGGAAGAAACCGTTCCTAAACGAATTCGCAGCTTTATTCGCCGGCAAGGACGGATGACCCAGGGACAGCAACACGCTTTGGATCATCATTGGGAAAAATACGGCCTCGATCCCGCCGTGAACCATGATTTTGCCGCAATTTTCGGGCGTCATGCCCCGTTACTGGTTGAAATCGGTTTCGGCAATGGCGAAAGTCTGGCGCGGATGGCTTCGGAAAATCCTGATCGGGATTATATCGGGATTGAGGTGCATCGTCCGGGCGTCGGGCATTTGATGATGAAGCTGGCGGAATCGGGCTTAACCAATGTCAGAATCTTTTGCCACGACGCCATAGACATTCTGGAACAGCGGATTGCGGATCAAAGCCTGAGCGGAATCCATTTGTTCTTTCCCGATCCCTGGCCTAAAAAAAGGCATCACAAAAGAAGGATCGTCAGGCCCAGCTTCGTCAAGCTGATTGTCCGGAAATTGAAGCCCGGCGGTTATTTTCACGCCGCGACCGACTGGCAAAATTACGCCGAAAGCATGTTGGCCGAGCTTTCGGCTGAAAAAGACCTTATCAATGCCAGCAAAACCGAGGATTATTGTGACCGGCCTGCGTATCGGCCCTTGACCAAGTTCGAGCGTCGGGGCGAAGGGCTGGGACATGCCATCCGGGATCTGATTTTCTTCAAGAAGTAATCAGGAAACCGGATGTTCCTTGTCTCGGGTTTTCGGAAATGTCCTCTTATTCTCCCCACGAAGAGCCGGCCGGGCTGATCACGGGGCGAGCTTCCGGATAGGTCAGACGCGGGTTTCCTGCCGGCGGCTCGCGTCTTCAACGGAGCGGCTTTGGCGTACTTCCTGTTTGGGATAAAGAATTTTCGAGATGGTCGCTATCTCGTCCCGTTGCCGGCGTAACGGAACGATTTCAGCTTCCAGAGCCGCGATGTTCTCACTGATGTTGCCCTTGGATTCGTTGATTTTTCTCAAGGTTTGCAGACGGCTGTCGATCTGCCTCCGGTGCTCCTTGATCTGATGCATCAAAGGCGTCAGCACGCCCTGACTCCAGGCCGTGGCGTCGGCATGCGCCTGTCTCATGATGTTTCTGGCTTTGGCGATGATCGTGCTGTAGAGCTTGTTGATCACGATACTTTGTTCGGTCATGGTGGTTTTGGCACTTGCCCGGAAAGCTTCGCCTTCGGCAAACACCTGCTCCAGTTCGAACTGATATTGCTTGATCGAAAAGAGATCGGGCTCGATTTCCGCAAAACCGTGCTCTTCGGAAAACTTTTTATGAATGGCCTTCACCAGGCGTCTCGTTTCGTTGGTGATATCGACCGACTCCTGAAGCAGGTCTCGCAAGTCGTCGAATAATTTGCGAATGTGCTGCTTCATGCTGTAAGTCGTGAGACTCCTGGACATGTCTTCGCGAGTGCGATGAATGATGGGGTCGATGCGTGATTTGTCGAAAGAATCGATTAAATGTTTGGCCTGAACCAGAAAAACCTGGCGGCTATTCTGGAAGTTTTCGACATTGGCCATGTAAAGATTTTGCTTGTCCCTGGTTTCGGCCATCAGCTTGCCGGTCATATCCTTATTTTCGAAATCGATTTTCTTGAATTCTTCCAGTTGCGCCAGAGCGTTGGTGAGCGAGGCCTCGCTCAGGCTCAACGATTCATTGACCATAAAGCCAATATCGCGGGCGACGGCCGCCAGCAAAATGTTGCGACGCTGCTTCAGAATATCGTTGGCAAGATAATCTTCCAAAACGGAGATTTTGCTTTTTTCCATCAGCCGATTATCGCCCTTGACCTTGGCCAGCAGAGCTTGTTTGGCCGAAACCGGAAAAATGGCGTTTTCATCGAGTTTCAACGTTGCCGCGGACGATCTGATCTGGGATCTGACCGACTCCTCATAACCGGTTTCTCCGGCGAGGTCATCCCACATGGCATCGATTTTGTTCATGACCACCGCCAGGCTTTGCCGCGCGCCTCCGCGGGCGACACAGACATGCTGGCGCCACATTTCCAGATCGCTTTTGGTCACGCCGGCATCGGCCGCCAGCAAGAAAATGATGGCTTGCGCGCTGGGCAGCATGTTCAACGTCAGTTCCGGTTCGGTTCCCAATGCGTTCAATCCCGGCGTGTCCAGGATGGCCAGCCCTTCTTTTAACAGCGGATGCGGAAAACTGATCAAGGCATGCCGCCAGCGGGGGACTTCGACTTTGTCCTGATTCAAGAGACCTTGTTCCGCCGCATCGTGCTCATTCCATAAGCCGAGTTTTTCGGCAAGCTCCCGGTCGACGGATTTGGTGGCCACCAATTCCTTGAAAGCTTCCTGCATTTGTGAAGGGGATTGACAGTCCAGGTCAATTTGAAGCCAGCGCTCGGGGTGCTGCTTCAGAGCGGAAAGCGAGATGTCTTCAAGACGGGTTTCAATATCCAGCAGCCGGATATAGCTGCCTCCCTTTTCGTCCCAGAACAGCTCGGTGGGCGACATCGTGGTGCGGCCCGGCGAGGAAGGCAAAAGACGGGTGCCGGTTTCGGAGAAGAATAAGGCGTTGATCAACTCGGTTTTGCCGCGGGAGAATTCTGCAACGAAGGCCAGAGTAATGCGGTCGGATTGAAGACTGTTAATGATGTTGAGGATGGCGTTGGTGCTATGGGCGTCATTCATGCCGTAGCGGTTGCGCCATTCATGATACATCTCAATACCTTGTACCAGCTTCGCACGCCATTGCGAATATTCGTGCATTTGCTCTCTAAATTCCACATTTCTCATGGCAAGCCTTCTAATACAAATAACGAGTCAATGAAGTTATTGAAATATTAACCGGGAAAATTCTTGATTAAGTGTAGACCATATCCGAAGAATGTTAATGCGGGGGCGGGATTTGACGGTTCAAAGTCTTGCGGTTCCGCCTAGAAAAAGGAAGCTAGTAGTCAGTCACGAAGAAACACAAGGATACAGGCGAGCCAGTTTACGTCGTGCCTGTTGCGTCGTAAATCGCCAATTGACGGGCGTCGCCTTGGTGTTGCGCGGTAGGATATTGGCTTCGACCTCACGCCGGAGGCTCTCTGTGTCCGGTATCCGCTGTGATAAACACATGTTCGACAAGACGGCCAGTTCGATCTCAGCGATGTTTAGCCAACTGCCATGCTTGGGCGTGTAGTGGAACTCCAGCCGTCGCGCCAATTCACGGGCTTGCTCTGCTGGAAAGGCTTCATACAAAGACGCCATTTTATGGGTATTCAGATTGTCCAGCACCACCCGGATCACCGCCGCGTCCGGATAAAGTTCAGCGATATGCTTCATGCTGTGCGCGAATTCGATTTTGGTCCGCCGCGCGGTGATGTCCACCTGCCGAAAACCGCGTTTAGGTTCGCAGATCATCATCAAATCGCAGACGCCTTTCCGTTCATAGCCGGTGTCATAGCGGGCCGGTTGACCGGGCTCAGGCGGGAGAGGTTGGCGGACTTCCGCAATGAGTTGCTTCGGACTTTCGTCGAAACACACAACCGGGCGCAACGGATCGTAGGGTTCTTCATAAAGGTCCAGCACGTCTTCCATCGCCGCGACAAATTCAGCACTCACCTCGGGAATGCACCACTCTTGCTTCTGCCAGGGTTTGAGAGTGTTTTTTTTAAAAGCTGACGGATGGTTTCATAGCTGCAACGGTCGGCATACGCTAATTCCACCACTTTGTCCGCCAACAACCGCAAGGTCCAGTGATCATGCCCTGTCGGCGCCTCACTCATACAAGCCAAGGCGATAATATGGGCGGCCTGCTTCTCCGTCAGTTTTGGGGCACGTCCTGGACGGGGGCGTTCTTTCAGGGCGGCTTCCGGGCCTTCTTCCACACACCGTTGGCGCGTCGTCAACACCATTGATTCCGAGACACCCAAAGCTTGGATAATGTCTTTATCCTGAATACCCGCTGCCGCTTTTAATAAAATTCGCGCGCGTGTCAGATGGCGTGCCGCGGCTTTTCCTTTGTTGATCATGGCTTCCAAGCCACGCTTTTCGTCTTCAGTCAGATTGACTTTGTATTTAAGAGCTGGCATTGCTTGACCTCAATCAGTAACCATCAATGCCACTATAGAGTGACTTACAAGCCCAATATATCCTTTTGATTTAAATTGACTGACTACTAGTCTGCGCCTTGATAATAAGCAATCTAAATTGGTGTCGCTTCAGGATATATTGTAGATAAAGAGGGTGTTTATTAGAAGTCGTTTGAAAGGCTGCTTCAAGCCGGCCCGAAGTGATTGATCTTACCTTGAAAAAAGTATAGCACAAAGAAAGGCGTCAACGCTGGGCTTAATTTCCTTTTTATGGGTGTAGGTAGTGGGCAAGGATATATCTAATGCTCAAAAAATTCATTTCTAATTCAATCCACTGATTTCATTCTCTGGACAATTGCCGAAGAGCGGCTATCCTTTTTCAGTAAATCTAAGATGTTAGTGTTTCAAAGCTCCGATACACCTCGGTAAATATTTACGTGCCCGCTGGTATAGATGCCCTGTATTGCGCTATCTCACTAATGGAAATAATTGGATATTCAGGGAAACTATGAGAAATCTTTTTCCGATTTAGGGACTTCGCACTACACAATTTTCAACGGAAGACAAAGAGGAACAATAATGAGGAAATCTACCGGTAAAACCGGCTGGCAAAATGCTTTCAGGCCAGGTCATGCATTTGATTAGATTGGGTATACTCTCTTTCCGGTCTTTAAACTTAACCCTGCCGGTTTTCATAATGCGAAAATCTTATGGGCTCTCCATAAACCAATTCCTGTCGCCCGGTTGGCATAGACATCATTCAGTACAAAACGCCAATTGGCTGTCACGTCCTATAGTCCGGAATCTGATGATATTGCTTTTATGCTCAGCCAGCATGTCATTACAGGCCACTCCATTTCAGATTTCTCTCGTCGTAAACACAGACTGGACTTATCAATACAACCGATGTGAAAGGTGGCGTGGGCCATATACTAGTGAAAGCGAAGCTATTACCGCAGGAATGAACGACTTCTACTATCCTCCTTGTCAGCCTTATATGACTGATCCCAAAGCGTGGGGCACCGTTGAGAATCCGACATATGGTCCTTGCGGTAGTACGAATCTTTATCCTAGTCCCTTCAGTGCTATTAACCAGGCCACAATAAACCGAACAGTCGTGGTATCATTTCTTCATGGAAATTGAGAAAATAGATACCCGAAAACTTGATGCATCCGCTCGCGAGCAGCTTCGTAAAACGGCGATACGGATGTATAAACGAGGTCGCACCCAGACTTCTATTTCCGAAGAACTCGGCGTCCGCAGATCCACCATTGTGGAGTGGATTAGCCGGAGCCGCCTTGGAAACAGTACAAAAGAAGCAAAGCGGGGCCGAACTGTAGGCGAATTTCGCAGATTGACCGAGGCTCAGGAAGTGAAAATCCAGAAAGACATTATTGATAAAACGCCGGAGCAGATGAAATTGAGTTTTGCACTCTGGAATGCCAAGGCAGTTCGTTCGCACATCAAGCAGTGCTTTCTGATTGACCTGCCGATCCGGTCAGTCCGGCGCTATTTAAACCGCTGGGGTTTCACGCCGCAGCGCCCCCTCAAGCGGGCGCTTGAACAAAAGCCCGAAGCAGTCAAAAAATGGCTGGAGACGGACTACCCGGCAATTGCTGCACGTGCCAAAGCAGAGGGTGCAGAAATATATTGGGGCGATGAAACCGCCGTGTCATCCGTTGAGCATTATCCGAGAGGATACGCACCCAAGGGAAAAACACCCGTTCTGGTCCTGTCCCAGAGTAAAAGGGAGCGAATCAATCTGATCTCGGCGGTGACCAACCAAGGCACGATGCGGTTCATGCTGTACCGCGAGAATATGACTGCCGAGATTATGATTCGCTTTATGCAACGGTTGATCAAGGATGCAGGACGCAAGGTCTTTCTGGTTGTAGACAATCTCAGGGTTCATCACAGCAAAGCAGTAACAAAATGGCTTGAGAGAAACAGCGAAAAGATCGAAATGTTTTTTCTCCCGAGCTATTCGCCGGAACTGAACCCAGACGAGTATATGAACGGTGAGCTGAAGGCGCGAATGAATGCAAGTGAGCCAACTCGCGGTGGCGATCATCTCAGGAAAAAAGTCATGTCAAATCTCAAATCGATTCAAAGCCGACCGCACCGCGTTCGTGCATACTTCCGCGCTAAGCCGATAGCTTATGCTGCATAGGTGTGCGGTTTTTAGCGGCCGGATTAATAGTATTATTAGTGGAAT from Methylosarcina fibrata AML-C10 harbors:
- the thiS gene encoding sulfur carrier protein ThiS; its protein translation is MNIYVNGVPHNCDENSNIAQIIAALGLTGKRIAVEINKEIVPFNQYDQYRLKDDDRLEIVQAIGGGQDDPLIIAGKAYRSRLLVGTGKYKDLEQTRLATEASGAEIVTVAIRRTNIGQKADEPNLLDVLPPDRYTILPNTAGCYTADEAVRTCQLARELLGGHTLVKLEVLADQKTLFPDVAQTYIAAERLVKDGFDVMVYTNDDPVAAKRLEEIGCVAVMPLAAPIGSGLGIRNPYNILTIVENANVPILVDAGVGTASDAAIAMELGCDGVLMNTAIAEAKNPVLMASAMKKGIEAGREAFLAGRMPRKRFASASSPLEGLFF
- the trmB gene encoding tRNA (guanosine(46)-N7)-methyltransferase TrmB, translating into MLQTEETVPKRIRSFIRRQGRMTQGQQHALDHHWEKYGLDPAVNHDFAAIFGRHAPLLVEIGFGNGESLARMASENPDRDYIGIEVHRPGVGHLMMKLAESGLTNVRIFCHDAIDILEQRIADQSLSGIHLFFPDPWPKKRHHKRRIVRPSFVKLIVRKLKPGGYFHAATDWQNYAESMLAELSAEKDLINASKTEDYCDRPAYRPLTKFERRGEGLGHAIRDLIFFKK
- a CDS encoding dynamin family protein, with protein sequence MRNVEFREQMHEYSQWRAKLVQGIEMYHEWRNRYGMNDAHSTNAILNIINSLQSDRITLAFVAEFSRGKTELINALFFSETGTRLLPSSPGRTTMSPTELFWDEKGGSYIRLLDIETRLEDISLSALKQHPERWLQIDLDCQSPSQMQEAFKELVATKSVDRELAEKLGLWNEHDAAEQGLLNQDKVEVPRWRHALISFPHPLLKEGLAILDTPGLNALGTEPELTLNMLPSAQAIIFLLAADAGVTKSDLEMWRQHVCVARGGARQSLAVVMNKIDAMWDDLAGETGYEESVRSQIRSSAATLKLDENAIFPVSAKQALLAKVKGDNRLMEKSKISVLEDYLANDILKQRRNILLAAVARDIGFMVNESLSLSEASLTNALAQLEEFKKIDFENKDMTGKLMAETRDKQNLYMANVENFQNSRQVFLVQAKHLIDSFDKSRIDPIIHRTREDMSRSLTTYSMKQHIRKLFDDLRDLLQESVDITNETRRLVKAIHKKFSEEHGFAEIEPDLFSIKQYQFELEQVFAEGEAFRASAKTTMTEQSIVINKLYSTIIAKARNIMRQAHADATAWSQGVLTPLMHQIKEHRRQIDSRLQTLRKINESKGNISENIAALEAEIVPLRRQRDEIATISKILYPKQEVRQSRSVEDASRRQETRV
- a CDS encoding IS630 family transposase (programmed frameshift), whose product is MPALKYKVNLTEDEKRGLEAMINKGKAAARHLTRARILLKAAAGIQDKDIIQALGVSESMVLTTRQRCVEEGPEAALKERPRPGRAPKLTEKQAAHIIALACMSEAPTGHDHWTLRLLADKVVELAYADRCSYETIRQPFKKNTLKPWQKQEWCIPEVSAEFVAAMEDVLDLYEEPYDPLRPVVCFDESPKQLIAEVRQPLPPEPGQPARYDTGYERKGVCDLMMICEPKRGFRQVDITARRTKIEFAHSMKHIAELYPDAAVIRVVLDNLNTHKMASLYEAFPAEQARELARRLEFHYTPKHGSWLNIAEIELAVLSNMCLSQRIPDTESLRREVEANILPRNTKATPVNWRFTTQQARRKLARLYPCVSS
- a CDS encoding IS630 family transposase — its product is MEIEKIDTRKLDASAREQLRKTAIRMYKRGRTQTSISEELGVRRSTIVEWISRSRLGNSTKEAKRGRTVGEFRRLTEAQEVKIQKDIIDKTPEQMKLSFALWNAKAVRSHIKQCFLIDLPIRSVRRYLNRWGFTPQRPLKRALEQKPEAVKKWLETDYPAIAARAKAEGAEIYWGDETAVSSVEHYPRGYAPKGKTPVLVLSQSKRERINLISAVTNQGTMRFMLYRENMTAEIMIRFMQRLIKDAGRKVFLVVDNLRVHHSKAVTKWLERNSEKIEMFFLPSYSPELNPDEYMNGELKARMNASEPTRGGDHLRKKVMSNLKSIQSRPHRVRAYFRAKPIAYAA